The bacterium genome includes the window TTCGTTTTTTACTCTTCCATTTACTAACCCTATGATTCTTCCTAGAGAGTCGTAAACACGAAGCTCACCAGGGCTTTTTAGCTTTGTTTCTAAAGAATCAATCATTTTTGCTGCCTCATTAGTAATAGAAGTGACGACATTTACCAACTCTGTTTCTGTAATGTCCGATACACCTTCCTTTATGACCTTAGAGAGAGCCCATTTCCACTCTTCGTTTTTAGTGAGTTTGCTTAAAGTTGGGAACAGATATTTTCCTGTACGGTTTTGAGTCCATTCTTCAATTGTCTTCCCACCCAATTCTTTAAATTTAACTTCGTTAAATATCGTTTTAATCGCCTGCTTTGCTACAAAATCTTTGACAGCTTTTTTCCTATTGCCAAGGTAATAGTCAAGGCCAAAATCTATTGCATCATAAATACCATCAGCAAATTGAGCAGCTGTAGGATTAACAAACTTTAATCCAAATGTTACTGACGTTTGACAGCCATCTTTTATTCCTTGAGCCAATGTCTCCGCAGCACCTAAATTGTTAGAGAAAACCTCAATTGCTGCTGTAAAATTCATATTTGATAGTGTTTCGTAAGTATAAGATTTTTGTAAATATTTTTCTGCATTCGCAAGGTACCCACTGTTCAAAAAATTACGTGCTTTTATCAGAGCGTTAAAACTCAAATTATCATACTCAATTCCTGTAAAATAGGACTCATAGTATTTGCCCGTTAGGTCTATTCGTGTTACCCAATCGGTGAAATCCAACCACACCGTATTAACCGCGTCCAAAAAAGAATTTGGATCTAAAAGATCGGATGGATAGATAGTCGATTGATGTAGCCTCCTGTTAATATTCTCTCTTAGCCTCGAAACGTCTATAGCAGTAATACCCACATAATCTGGCTCACTGTCCACTTTGCCGTCATTTACCACCAACTTGAAGATATAAGTACCTGCTACAGTTGGAGTAAATGTTGGTTTCATCGCATTTGGGTTAGATAATGAAACCGTTGGTCCTGCGGTCTGTGTCCATTTATAGGTTAATGTATAATGTTCAGGATCATAGCTTTGCGAACCATCCAGTGTTACTAGGGTATTAATTTCTACTGTCTGGTCAGGTCCAGCATTCGCCACAGGAGGTTGGTTGGGCTGTCCTGAAATAACCTTTATCAAGTTCTTGGAAGGGACTGGCTCTTTATCCAATAGCTGGGTTTTTGCCTCATTCCATACGCCAAATTGTATCCAATACTCACCAGGGGTGTTTAGAGTGGGTTTCCAGCTATTACTTCCCTGTTGGCCTTTGTTAAGATATGTTTTCTGACCAAAGCTATCAAATACTGCATCCCCATTTGAATTCCAGATAGTTACTCCACCCCAAAAATAAGCAGCAGTATCTCCTGTATTGGTAAAATTGACACTTATTGGGAAGGATTTCCCTGCTTCTACCTCTATTTTAATGCTTGGAGAGTAATTGTCAATTCTGGCTGCAATTGTGGCAGATTGTATAACCTTTATCAGGTTCTGGGAAGGTCTTGGCTTTTTATCCAATAGCTGGGTTTTTGCCTCATTCCATACGCCAAATTGTATCCAATACTCACCAAGGATGTTTAGAGTGGGTGTCCAGCTATTACTTCCCTGTTGGCCTTTGTTAAGATATGTTTTCTGACCAAAGCTATCAAATACTGGATTCCCATTTGAATTCCAGATAGTTACTCCACCCCAAAAATAAGCAGCAGTATCTCCTGTATTGGTAAAATTGACACTTATTGGGAAGGATTTCCCTGCTTCTACCTCTATTTTAATGCTTGGAGAGTAATTGTCAATTCTGGCTGCAATTGTGGCAGATTGTATAACCTTTATCAGGTTCTGGGAAGGTCTTGGCTTTTTATCCAATAGCTGGGTTTTTGCCTCATTCCATACGCCAAATTGTATCCAATACTCACCAAGGATGTTTAGAGTGGGTGTCCAGCTATTACTTCCCTGTTGGCCTTTGTTAAGATATGTTTTCTGACCAAAGCTATCAAATACTGGATTCCCATTTGAATCCCAGATAGTTACTCCACCCCAAAAATAAGCAGCGGTATCTCCTGTACTGGTAAAATTGACAGTTATTGGGAAGGGTTTCCCCGCTTCTACCTCTATCTTGCTACTTGGAGAGTAGCTGTCAATTCTGGCTGTGATTATGGAAGGGGGTGTAACTTTTACAAGTTTTACCGCATCATACCCCAGCATTCGTTTAAGAGATTGGTAATCCTCTCCTGTGTTATCATTTAATCTTACATATTGATTACTACCTGCGACAAAATCGTACTTCCCGAGGCTTACCCATACATCAGAATAGGGCTTTTGATTTATAGTAACATAATCAGACTTTCCATTGTGTTTAATCTCATATTTTGCTTTTTGAGAAGTAGCTCCGTCTCTTGGGATAAAGGCAAAAACTTCATAATTTCCTGCATCACTTA containing:
- a CDS encoding PEGA domain-containing protein, whose protein sequence is MKIKGIIISLILICGAVSHTFAADIVIDDKDSAFERHGSYWWEKSVGYNGHTWWTYADDTPNPVCWGRWNLTISDAGNYEVFAFIPRDGATSQKAKYEIKHNGKSDYVTINQKPYSDVWVSLGKYDFVAGSNQYVRLNDNTGEDYQSLKRMLGYDAVKLVKVTPPSIITARIDSYSPSSKIEVEAGKPFPITVNFTSTGDTAAYFWGGVTIWDSNGNPVFDSFGQKTYLNKGQQGSNSWTPTLNILGEYWIQFGVWNEAKTQLLDKKPRPSQNLIKVIQSATIAARIDNYSPSIKIEVEAGKSFPISVNFTNTGDTAAYFWGGVTIWNSNGNPVFDSFGQKTYLNKGQQGSNSWTPTLNILGEYWIQFGVWNEAKTQLLDKKPRPSQNLIKVIQSATIAARIDNYSPSIKIEVEAGKSFPISVNFTNTGDTAAYFWGGVTIWNSNGDAVFDSFGQKTYLNKGQQGSNSWKPTLNTPGEYWIQFGVWNEAKTQLLDKEPVPSKNLIKVISGQPNQPPVANAGPDQTVEINTLVTLDGSQSYDPEHYTLTYKWTQTAGPTVSLSNPNAMKPTFTPTVAGTYIFKLVVNDGKVDSEPDYVGITAIDVSRLRENINRRLHQSTIYPSDLLDPNSFLDAVNTVWLDFTDWVTRIDLTGKYYESYFTGIEYDNLSFNALIKARNFLNSGYLANAEKYLQKSYTYETLSNMNFTAAIEVFSNNLGAAETLAQGIKDGCQTSVTFGLKFVNPTAAQFADGIYDAIDFGLDYYLGNRKKAVKDFVAKQAIKTIFNEVKFKELGGKTIEEWTQNRTGKYLFPTLSKLTKNEEWKWALSKVIKEGVSDITETELVNVVTSITNEAAKMIDSLETKLKSPGELRVYDSLGRIIGLVNGRVKNEISRCVYDKGTVLIFFHSDTYRYEVAGTDTGTYGLEVASVKEGTASVFTATNIPTLPNAIHQYSVDWNVLSQSSAGATLQIDANGDGLFEQGTTTGNEFTQEKFNSLPPPQVGSITIVSEPSGAEIYIDSVKMAQITPANLTYIPAGIHNINLSLRGYNKWSGEATIMANEKTELNVRLISSTLDTIRLYPNPYKPYDGDSDNGISYDGSPNSGIVFDNLTQDATIRIFNLAGELVREENASGRWQWDAKNSSGKEVASGVYIYLITDPAGNKASGKFTIIR